ACTCTCCTCTGATTGGTcggatggctcagtctgttgtgattggtctactctgctctgattggtcagatggtcccatctattgtgattggtctactcttctctgattggtcagatggcccagtctgttgtgattggtctactcttctctgattggtcagacggctcagtctgttgtgattggtctactcttctctgattggtcagatggtcccatctattgtgattggtctactcttctctgattggtcagatggcccagtctgttgtgattggtctactcttctctgattggtcagacggctcagtctgttgtgattggtctactcttctctgattggtcaggtgGTCccatctgttgtgattggtctactctgctctgattggtcggaaGGCTCAGTCTGAGCACTTGATACACGGTGACGAACAGTAACAATGGTGTCTGAATTACAGTATCGATTTCCTATGCAATGTGGATTCCCTTTACAGCGCAGAAAACTGCATCTTCACGACATGTCGACAACACTAACCAAATTCTTCCAGTCAATAACTCAATCCACTTTGATATTTGAAACTTTACCGACAGTTTACATTCACTAACAGCAAATATCCAAAAAGAAAACATAATTGGGGCACTTTAAACAAGCTTAAACAAGTCTTGTATTCATTTGTACTTACTGACAGTGGTTCTTCCATTTCTCGATCCTCTGGTTTTGGGACTTCCAGGCGGTCGATGAAGTTCTGCAGCTCCTTCTTGAAAGCTTTCATCTGAGCATTGATGCGGTAGAGCAGCTCGTGCTCTCGTATTCGGCCgccctcttcatcatcatccatTCTTCCAAACAGCTCACCGTTGGTCACGTAAACTCGAGCTTCTGCAATGATAGTGCTGGTGTCAGCAATGAGTCTATCAATGGTCCTGCTCAATCTTTCCGCCTCCATACGGATATCAATCATCTGCTGCCGGTCCTTGAAACCTCTAGATAAAAAACGTCCCTCTGGGGTGTAGAGGGAGCGAGTTGGAGTGAGACACCGGATGTTGCGGACCTCCTCTGAGTCACTTTCGCCACCGACAGGACCCTCACGTTTGCGATGAGGCGTGAGCCGAGAGCAGTCATCGTCGCTTTCCCTGCGACCACAGTCGCTCTCTGCGTCGCTGTCCCTAGGGCTGCCGCGGATGCCCAGGTGGGACGCCAGATCGTAGCGTTGCATGTTGGACAGCAGCACGCGGTTTTCATACTGCAGCTGCATCACCTTCCCGCTCAGTTCGTTGATCTGCAGCCTGGCGGCCTTCAGCTCTTCCTGCAGCGCTTCAAACTTTGCGGCATCAATAGCCCCGCTGTTGTAGCGTGAGCCCTCATGTGACCCTGCCTTGTATTTGAGCTTGTTGAGCTCATTGGTCATTTTCTTGTTCTGCTCTTCCACATCAGCCAAATTACGGCGAAGAAGTTCGGCCTCATCCTCCACCAATTGCAGCTGTTGCCGCAGTTCAGACAGCGCCTCGCTCTGCTCTCTGGACGACGGGTCCATCGTCCCACCGGCCAGCTCCTCCCCGCGCATGTCATCCAACTCTGCCTTCAGCCCGCGGTTCTCTACTTCCAGCTCCACGATTTTGCGACCTAAAATATTGGCTTCTTCTTCCACCAGCCGCAGACGAAGCTTCAGTTCGGACTCTCGGGTGGTGGGGGGACCTCCAGCCTCGCCTTTGGGGAGAGGACTGTCTACATCACCGTAAAAGGAACGGTACTTCTGGAGCTCCTGCTCTAAGCGGTCCTTCTCTTTGTCTATCTTAGCCATTTTCTTCCGCATTAAGATAGCCTCCTCCTTGATGAAGGCCAACTGGCATTTTAGATCTTCATTTTCCTCCTATGGAAGAAAATATAGTTTGGTGTCAAATTGTTAATGCTATTGGTGAAAATCAAGGGTACTGGAACATTAGGTAGGAGTCATTAGGAATTTATGGATTAACTTGGGTAAAAATGGCAGGTTACCACTTTTTACCACTTACCACTTGCACACCAAGCCAGTAGCAGGGTGCATAAAAAGGGGGGGTAGCTGATATCATGTTCGGTTGCTTTCGAATGCATGCGTTCACTTCTACTTTTTGAATTCGCTCGCGTTCAGTAAGGAGGGGAGGGGGGGTACAGGAACTCATTTGGAGGGCATAGGCCACAAATGCAACTGGTGCTGACCTAGTTTGTTTAGGTTAGCAACTGGTTGGCAAATGATTCTGCTTCGGCTTATACCACAATTATTTCCCaaacaaagtgtgtgtgtgttcccaaACAAAATGCTTACAACATTTGAATGTCTCTTACCTCTGTTGGGGTTTGTGGAGTCCTCTTCTCTGATTTATGGACATCTTTTCCTCTTCGTTTCAGAGAAAGCTGCAATGCATTGGAATAAACATTATGGAACTTGATAATCTACACTGAAAAAAGCGAAACAACTGtcatttagttaaaaaacatttatatattcatcaAATCAAATATCATGGTTTTGTTCGGTTTGTCTACAACACTTGTCACAACAAAAtactataaataattttcacttgaCACCAGAGCATTGATGTGCAGAACACTTGGCTAGCTTTACTGGCGGCAGAAATCATTGTGGTTTTATGTTTAGGTTtttctgatgttttttgaagcttatgataaaaaaatacaatacacatttttaaaagacATCACAATTGTCATGAATTGCATACAAAGGTAAATCCAAATAGAGTTTATTGAGACACACGCACAGGATGCAAATAGGTCAGTAACTGGAAAGTAGATAGTTGAGATGATACTGGCAGGGTAATGACTGTTCTCATCTGATTGCAGGCAGAGATAACAGGAGACGGGAAGGCTGGCTGGCTTGAAGACGAGATGATCACTGAAGACAAAGTAAGACAGAAGACTTAGGAGGAGGGCATGGATATGATGCAGGGATGGTAAGGGAAGCAGGCAAAGGGATGGTGATAGCAGGCTGCAGGAATGGAAAAAGAGGGACGAAGGGACCCCGGCAGTGATAATGGTAGTTGTCCGAAGGCACAGACCCAGAGCCGACAGACCACGGTGGAGTCGAGGGAGGGAGGAGCCATGGTGGAGAAGAGGCTGACTTCAACTGGGGGCCGACCAATGGAGGCGGAGCCGATGGATCCCAGATGAGGAGCGACGTCGCTGGCACAGGAGGGCTATGTGATGGCACAGATATGATTGTCTGAGGAATCAGACGGCCCGAGGTCTGAGCCGTAGGGGTGGAGGATCATAGTGCAGCGGAAGAGTCAGTGGTGGAGGTGCTGTGATGACTGACCCAGTGGGACAAGGGAACCTGGTGAATTTGAAAGGCAGAAGGAGTCTGGTGGAGCCAACAGTGATCATCAATCCGCTCAGGGGCTGATGGTGGTTGCAGGACCTGAAGCTAGACGTAAGTGCTAGGCATTGCAGGAGATGGTGAAGGGCTGACAACCTCCATTAGAGGTGGGGCTGGAGGACTGGCTAATCAGCCAGTCTCAAAATCCACCAAAATTACCTCGGCCACTGATGTCGTGGACTCACACCCCTGGTCAGTCTCACTTCTGGGGCGAGGATTCACACTGGCCTCTTATCTTACAGTAGCTCAACATCTGTGGAGGACTCACGTTTTCTTCCATGGTCGATGGTGGTGGAACGGACCCAGGGGTAAAGACTCTCCAGATACTGGATGATAGTGTCCCTCCAGTTCAGCCCAGAGGTGTCTAGTAGGTCTAAAGGGTGATGGTAATTTACCCCCATCCAGAACAGTGACTTCAGGGTCGGATCGTCAAAGGGGCTAGAAGGAAGAATCTCtcggtaaaaacaaaaaaagtcaaatcacCCATGAGCCACAACAGCAAATCGTGCCTCATAATCCATTTTAGGTCTGGTCTTCTGTCATGGAACAGAAGAATGCAGACAAAGGTAAAATCCAGACAGAGTTTATTGACACACGCGTGAAGACTGGAAAGCTGGCTGGCTTGTTGGCTGTCACCGAAGACTAAGGAAGACAGAAGACTGGACAATTCGTAGTCCGGGTAAGCGTTCAGGGTTGAACAATGAGACCAGACCAGGTTGGTGCTGGCTTTTATGGAGAAACCGATGAGGCAGATGgcagacaggtgtggtgattaTTGAGTGTGCACAGGTGGTAGCTAGACGTACAGACGTGACGTCAAAACTCCCTTAAGATTTTCCTACAGGTTTTTATAATCGGTTCAATCCATcaatttgtgattaaaataacgTTGTTTGGCGATACGTGGATGCTTTGTTCTTCAAAGTAAATCACACACAACCAAGgtatcatgtttttttaaatgtatgtttcTAACAAGTAGCTAGATAATGCAGTTcggggtgtgagtgtgtgtaatgtACATGGTAGAACAAAATGTCAAGTTTTGCttaccacagaccttattttactcataaacTGGAAAACCCCATTATAAAATCTTGAGGAAACTAGTGGCAAATTTGTCCACACCACTCTGTAAATGAAGGTCTTTCgaagtctttctttctttatagtaagtaaaaatgtttttactttagTTACTTAAGTGAAAATTTCACCATAGGCAAACTGGCAATAATATGACAGATATTATTTAAGTtggaaaatacaaaaaaaaaaaactgttaaattAACCtacattaaataacattttgatttaAGCCTAAAGAAAATGTATTGATTCAGTATGGCATGatcttaataaaaaaatatctttttgttttctttgaatGCTTTTGTCTTgggcaaaataaatgttttgaatgTATGCTTAAAACATATGATGCTTTGAAAACATGCATCAGTGtatatttcaaatgtgtatGGAGAGATGACAAATCTTATCGgtgtagttatatttcgtttattATACTGGGGTGCGTTTCCTGAAACCACAGTTCCGAACGAACTTTCGCAAACAGCGTCGCAAACTTGCGCAGTTGGAGCGACAGATCTCGACTTGTGGTTAGAAGCAGAGTTTCTTGTTTGTATGAAATGTGAACTTAATAAATCCTTATattgagcaaaataagcaagctggcattcagtacaatctatatcttttatttataatacatacaaatgtaatttatgtcttttagtttgtcaagaTCTATTTTTAAAGAGTGAACATGTTGAATGTGCTCTAATACATAAGGACAAGCCAGTGATTGAaactggaaataaagcaaaataactaAGACAAATTTGAATTAGTCCTCAGATGCAatgtttatagtttatagcaacaaaaaaaagtattaattttaCCATAAACAGATccattaaagctgcactatgtaacttttccgtccactagagggcgcctattcaaaacaaaggcgtagtttgatgatgccaggtttgagcgcagtatcttgggacgtgtggtcttcacctcacagccggtggaaaataggacatgggcaaaaatcatgttcatggatgcggttattaatgttactgtagagtgaagcagagcaggaccgagtgttgaggagctgagcacggccgctggagtgattgttacacaaacacacggctcgcgagcagcgggacttttattatgaagggacacaGTAGCTGGCGCCaattccgcttttccggtcatgagtatgaggtaatgaagctctgtttatcatattagatacatttgagtgtgtttaaaatgatgttatgacgttactctgtgcgttcgctcagcagctgctgtgacttgttcacactgctaagagtaaagcgtttctgcagaataaaaccggaaaccgaggatAACGCAGATATAAAgtaattgacaggcgactccctcagacgtcctccttggttaaaatagcaattttctcacaatttacaaaaagttggaaacatttaggatattgtaagaactcaactgaacaatatatatataacactggtctggtgttttttggatattttactgcaaaaatactacacagtgcacctttaaaagaagttattactccaccacctgtGTGACATCATTAACCAACGCGGTTGAACGACAAATTTGCGACAATTCGGTTTCGGGAATCAGTCGTGACTCGTGACTAGCTAGTCGATTTCTTCAACGATGCATTATACTATGGTGATTAAGCAGCGTGTTACATCATTGTGCGGGAAACACACCCCATGTCAGTTAAAATGGCTCCCTGATTAGTTTGACATTGGTACACTTCCAGATACTCTCACCTCTTTAGTCTTTTCCAGCTCATTTTGTAAAGCCTGCTTTGTCACCTCAACTTCAATCAGCTGTTCCCTCAGTCTTTCATTCTCTTCGTCTGT
This DNA window, taken from Pseudorasbora parva isolate DD20220531a chromosome 7, ASM2467924v1, whole genome shotgun sequence, encodes the following:
- the LOC137083392 gene encoding microtubule cross-linking factor 3, whose protein sequence is MDSVESSSMKQQQQRASSPARFKDSPSKAASKSASAKASASKPGGKSSRSNSPVTVHAGKDKHAAKGAAAVHGSGAESPTLRRAEKNKSIEERSSSSEEPYAADESLLGADAARVVSDQPSSTKSSQGKRENARADGGKQTAKSAVGCGPGFWREGCLQSELIQFHMNKSLKKESGMATKTPSSPVTEPQLPQAEANRPSEALPPPNQELQEEIEQLEEENDYLKHEIEEMRAEMDEMRDTFYEEDACQLQDMRRDLERAHKNCRILQYRLRKAERKRMRYAETGEIDGELLRSLEQDLKVAKDVSVRLHNELENVEEKRTRTDEENERLREQLIEVEVTKQALQNELEKTKELSLKRRGKDVHKSEKRTPQTPTEEENEDLKCQLAFIKEEAILMRKKMAKIDKEKDRLEQELQKYRSFYGDVDSPLPKGEAGGPPTTRESELKLRLRLVEEEANILGRKIVELEVENRGLKAELDDMRGEELAGGTMDPSSREQSEALSELRQQLQLVEDEAELLRRNLADVEEQNKKMTNELNKLKYKAGSHEGSRYNSGAIDAAKFEALQEELKAARLQINELSGKVMQLQYENRVLLSNMQRYDLASHLGIRGSPRDSDAESDCGRRESDDDCSRLTPHRKREGPVGGESDSEEVRNIRCLTPTRSLYTPEGRFLSRGFKDRQQMIDIRMEAERLSRTIDRLIADTSTIIAEARVYVTNGELFGRMDDDEEGGRIREHELLYRINAQMKAFKKELQNFIDRLEVPKPEDREMEEPLSMFQPIILLILILVLFSSLSYATIFKLVFLFTLFFVL